One part of the Leclercia sp. LSNIH1 genome encodes these proteins:
- a CDS encoding FecCD family ABC transporter permease has product MTAVVQQTRLSWLLPASGFLAVVALLLVIAFGVSVGELSIPLQSVFYAITNKMGLTEVPLNRIYESVIWDFRLSRALVAACCGAGLAICGAVLQSLLKNALAEPYVLGVSAGASTGAVSVVVLGIGSGTVTLSAGAFAGAFTAFAFVALLTNGARGGSERTILAGVAASQLFNAITAWTVSTSASAQQARDVMFWLLGSFSGVRWPELQMVLVAVLVGLAVCLWYARALDAFTFGDDAAASLGIAVPWVRLILFIVTALMTATIVSMAGSIGFVGLVVPHMMRFFFGPLHRTLLIASALAGAILMVLADIASRLLIAPQSLPVGVVTALVGVPFFAVIIYRSRNK; this is encoded by the coding sequence ATGACCGCGGTAGTACAACAGACCCGCCTGAGCTGGCTGTTGCCAGCTTCGGGTTTCCTGGCGGTGGTCGCGCTGCTGCTGGTTATCGCTTTTGGCGTCAGCGTGGGGGAGTTGTCGATCCCCCTGCAGAGCGTGTTCTACGCCATTACCAATAAGATGGGCTTAACCGAGGTGCCGCTCAATCGCATCTATGAGAGCGTGATCTGGGACTTTCGCCTGAGCCGGGCGCTGGTGGCGGCCTGCTGCGGTGCGGGTCTGGCTATCTGCGGCGCGGTGCTGCAAAGCCTGCTGAAAAACGCCCTCGCCGAACCCTACGTCCTGGGGGTCTCCGCCGGGGCGTCAACCGGGGCGGTCTCCGTGGTCGTGCTGGGCATTGGCAGCGGTACCGTGACGCTTTCCGCCGGGGCCTTCGCCGGGGCGTTTACCGCCTTCGCGTTTGTGGCCCTGCTGACGAACGGTGCCCGCGGCGGCAGTGAACGCACCATCCTTGCCGGGGTTGCCGCCTCGCAACTGTTTAACGCCATCACCGCCTGGACCGTCAGCACCTCGGCCAGCGCCCAGCAGGCGCGCGACGTGATGTTCTGGCTGCTGGGCAGCTTTAGCGGCGTGAGATGGCCCGAGTTACAGATGGTGCTGGTCGCGGTGCTGGTCGGTCTGGCTGTCTGCCTCTGGTACGCCCGGGCGCTCGACGCCTTCACCTTTGGCGATGATGCCGCCGCCTCGCTGGGGATCGCCGTCCCTTGGGTGCGGCTGATCCTGTTCATCGTTACCGCACTGATGACCGCCACCATCGTCAGCATGGCGGGTTCCATCGGCTTTGTCGGCCTGGTGGTGCCACACATGATGCGCTTCTTCTTTGGTCCGCTGCACCGCACGCTGCTTATCGCCAGCGCGCTGGCGGGTGCCATCCTGATGGTGCTGGCGGATATCGCCTCACGCCTGCTGATCGCTCCGCAAAGCCTGCCGGTGGGCGTCGTTACCGCGCTGGTGGGCGTCCCGTTCTTTGCTGTGATTATCTACCGTTCAAGGAATAAGTGA
- a CDS encoding MDR family MFS transporter, whose amino-acid sequence MLSIRPATQLWPPVLLGSQFVFNIGFYAVVPFLAIFLRDDMLLSGGVIGLVLGLRTFSQQGMFIVGGALSDRYGARIIILCGCVVRVVGYLLLAFGYSLPVIIAGACLTGIGGALFSPSIEALLAKAGTRSEAQGKRSRAEWFALFAVCGELGAVLGPVAGALLTGLGFRQVALAGAAVFVVALIVLFFCLPSGSAKNQPLHITPWWITFRQPRFVAFIIAWSSWLLSYNQLYLALPVEIQRAGGSEKDLGPLFMLASGLVILFQLPLARFARRVGAVRVLPVGFLLIAAAFLSVALFASSPPGTGLLRLLPAACFVTLLTTGQMLLVPAGKDVVPWFASESTLGAHYGALATAGGCAVLAGNLLLGDLLDRALTPSTGAIVPWLVLAVFPLCSAIAMVAICRPMRRPRT is encoded by the coding sequence GTGCTATCCATTCGCCCCGCGACGCAACTCTGGCCGCCCGTCTTACTGGGCAGCCAGTTTGTTTTCAACATCGGTTTTTATGCCGTCGTCCCCTTCCTGGCGATTTTTTTACGCGACGATATGCTGCTCTCCGGCGGCGTTATCGGGCTGGTGCTCGGGCTGCGGACCTTCTCCCAGCAGGGGATGTTTATCGTTGGCGGCGCTCTCTCCGACCGCTACGGCGCGCGCATCATTATTCTTTGCGGCTGCGTTGTACGGGTGGTGGGCTATCTGCTGCTGGCCTTTGGTTACAGCCTGCCGGTCATTATTGCCGGGGCGTGCCTCACCGGGATCGGGGGCGCGCTCTTCTCCCCCTCCATCGAAGCCTTACTGGCTAAAGCCGGAACCCGCAGCGAGGCGCAGGGAAAACGCAGCCGCGCCGAGTGGTTCGCCCTCTTTGCGGTATGTGGCGAGTTGGGGGCCGTCCTGGGCCCGGTCGCGGGTGCCCTGCTCACCGGCCTGGGTTTTCGTCAGGTGGCGCTGGCCGGGGCCGCGGTCTTCGTGGTGGCGCTGATAGTGCTGTTCTTCTGTTTACCTTCAGGCTCAGCAAAAAACCAGCCGCTGCATATCACCCCCTGGTGGATCACCTTTCGCCAGCCGCGGTTCGTGGCGTTTATCATCGCCTGGAGCAGCTGGCTGTTGAGCTATAACCAGCTCTATCTGGCGCTCCCGGTGGAGATCCAGCGTGCTGGCGGCAGCGAGAAAGATCTTGGCCCGCTGTTTATGCTGGCCTCGGGGCTGGTGATCCTCTTTCAGCTTCCGCTGGCGCGTTTTGCCCGTCGGGTGGGCGCGGTGCGGGTCCTGCCGGTGGGTTTTCTGCTTATCGCCGCCGCGTTTCTGAGCGTCGCGCTGTTTGCCTCTTCGCCGCCGGGCACGGGGTTACTGCGGCTGCTGCCTGCGGCCTGTTTTGTCACCCTGCTGACCACCGGGCAGATGCTGCTGGTACCGGCAGGAAAAGATGTGGTGCCATGGTTTGCCAGCGAATCGACCCTGGGTGCGCACTATGGCGCACTGGCTACCGCTGGGGGCTGTGCGGTGCTGGCGGGAAATTTACTGCTCGGCGATCTGCTCGATCGGGCGCTGACGCCATCCACCGGGGCGATCGTTCCGTGGCTGGTGCTGGCGGTATTCCCGCTGTGCAGTGCAATTGCTATGGTGGCAATCTGTCGCCCGATGCGCAGGCCGCGCACCTGA
- a CDS encoding ABC transporter ATP-binding protein, with amino-acid sequence MSITAENITWKVGKKVIVDNVSLAVSQGQTVGLLGPNGSGKSSLLRILAGLRRPHSGTVALDGKSISGIPKKQLARRVAFVEQHGMTDANMRVRDVVKLGRIPHHSPFSGWTAQDDETVNQALKTVDMLHHSEQGWLSLSGGERQRVHIARALAQMPTEILLDEPTNHLDIHHQMQLMQLISQLPVTSIVAIHDLNHASMFCDALIVMQKGRVVASGTPQAILTEELLWEIFRVKTRIELSPDHGKKHIHFLV; translated from the coding sequence ATGAGCATCACTGCTGAAAATATCACCTGGAAGGTGGGTAAAAAGGTCATCGTCGACAATGTCTCGCTGGCAGTATCCCAGGGGCAGACCGTCGGCCTGCTGGGGCCAAACGGCTCCGGCAAATCCTCGCTGCTGCGGATCCTGGCCGGGTTACGTCGCCCCCATAGCGGCACCGTCGCGCTGGATGGCAAAAGCATCAGTGGCATCCCGAAAAAGCAGCTCGCCCGGCGGGTAGCCTTTGTGGAACAGCATGGCATGACCGACGCCAACATGCGCGTGCGGGATGTGGTGAAGCTGGGGCGTATTCCGCACCACTCCCCTTTCTCCGGCTGGACGGCGCAGGATGACGAAACGGTAAACCAGGCGCTGAAGACGGTGGATATGCTGCATCATAGCGAGCAGGGCTGGCTGAGCCTCTCCGGCGGCGAGCGCCAGCGGGTGCACATCGCCCGGGCGCTGGCGCAAATGCCAACCGAGATCCTGCTGGATGAACCCACTAACCACCTGGATATTCACCATCAGATGCAATTGATGCAGTTGATTAGCCAGCTGCCGGTCACCAGCATCGTCGCCATTCACGATCTTAACCACGCCTCTATGTTCTGTGATGCGCTGATCGTGATGCAAAAAGGGCGCGTTGTCGCCAGCGGTACGCCGCAGGCGATCCTGACCGAAGAGCTGCTGTGGGAGATATTCCGGGTGAAAACCCGCATTGAGCTCTCCCCCGATCATGGCAAAAAACATATTCACTTCCTCGTCTGA
- a CDS encoding nitrous oxide-stimulated promoter family protein: MAGKRIAREKETIRKMIALYEKQCPQASIEAGHYAALNAYADKRLDKCVFGEEKPACKQCPVHCYQPAKREEMKQVMRWAGPRMLWRHPILTICHLIDDRRPVPELPEKYRPKK, from the coding sequence ATGGCAGGAAAACGGATCGCGCGTGAAAAAGAGACCATCCGCAAGATGATCGCGCTCTATGAAAAGCAGTGCCCGCAGGCCTCTATAGAGGCGGGGCATTACGCAGCGCTGAATGCGTATGCCGACAAGCGGCTGGATAAATGCGTGTTTGGCGAAGAGAAACCGGCCTGCAAGCAGTGCCCGGTCCACTGCTACCAGCCCGCGAAGCGTGAAGAGATGAAGCAGGTCATGCGTTGGGCGGGGCCGCGCATGCTCTGGCGTCACCCGATTCTGACGATTTGCCATCTGATTGACGATCGCCGCCCGGTGCCAGAGCTGCCGGAAAAGTACCGCCCGAAAAAGTAA
- a CDS encoding ABC transporter substrate-binding protein: MKKIISALGLLIATAGSAFATTYPLTIENCGYKETFTKAPERVVALGQNTVEILLLLGLQDKVAASAFWPTKVLPELAEKNEKVKLLTVEIPTLESILAQNPDFVPAQLPLLLGPESKVAKREDLATVGVNSYMSPGMCATKKDIGDMYGSRQKLWDMTFLYKEIEDFAKIFNVEDRGQALIADFKKREADLRAEFSKNKKDLSFVFWFSSSSPSSDAYVGGKNSASGFIANVLGGHNAITSETEWPTVGWESIIAANPDVIVVSSLDRNRWALDNAEEKIKFLKSDPAVSQLDAVKKGHIVVMDGQAMNPTIRTLYGAEQIGEQLRKMELN; encoded by the coding sequence ATGAAAAAGATCATCAGTGCATTAGGCTTGCTGATCGCGACAGCCGGTTCTGCTTTTGCAACCACCTACCCTCTGACGATCGAGAACTGCGGCTATAAAGAGACCTTCACCAAAGCGCCAGAGCGCGTGGTGGCACTGGGCCAGAACACCGTAGAAATTCTCTTACTGCTGGGCCTGCAGGATAAGGTTGCCGCCAGCGCCTTCTGGCCGACCAAAGTGCTGCCTGAACTCGCTGAAAAGAATGAAAAAGTTAAATTGCTGACCGTTGAGATCCCGACGCTGGAGTCTATCCTTGCGCAAAACCCGGACTTCGTTCCGGCCCAGCTGCCGCTGCTACTGGGGCCAGAGAGTAAAGTCGCCAAACGCGAAGATCTGGCCACCGTCGGCGTCAACAGCTACATGTCGCCGGGCATGTGCGCCACCAAAAAAGATATCGGCGATATGTACGGCAGCCGCCAGAAGCTCTGGGATATGACCTTCCTGTATAAAGAGATTGAGGATTTCGCCAAAATCTTTAACGTCGAAGATCGCGGCCAGGCGTTGATTGCCGATTTCAAAAAGCGTGAAGCCGACCTGCGGGCTGAGTTCAGCAAAAACAAGAAAGATCTCTCATTTGTCTTCTGGTTCTCCAGCTCCTCCCCCTCTTCTGACGCTTACGTCGGCGGTAAAAACAGCGCCTCCGGCTTTATTGCTAACGTGCTGGGTGGCCACAACGCCATCACCTCTGAAACGGAATGGCCGACCGTCGGCTGGGAAAGCATTATCGCGGCCAACCCGGACGTGATCGTGGTCTCCAGCCTCGACCGCAACCGCTGGGCGCTGGATAACGCCGAGGAAAAAATCAAATTCCTGAAAAGCGATCCCGCCGTCAGCCAGCTCGACGCGGTGAAAAAAGGCCACATCGTGGTGATGGACGGCCAGGCGATGAACCCGACCATCCGCACCCTTTACGGCGCGGAGCAGATTGGTGAACAGCTCAGAAAAATGGAACTGAATTAA
- a CDS encoding SymE family type I addiction module toxin, translating to MSDISISRPSRQLTVGYFRKRHEDRKTKIPTRYSVHAALSLKGDWLEEAGFKTHSRVRVLVEQGKLVIELVGEEPD from the coding sequence ATGTCAGATATCAGCATTTCCAGACCCAGCCGTCAGCTCACTGTGGGGTATTTCAGAAAGCGCCATGAGGATCGCAAGACCAAGATCCCGACCCGCTACAGCGTACACGCCGCGTTGAGTTTAAAGGGCGACTGGCTGGAAGAGGCCGGTTTTAAAACCCATTCCCGGGTACGGGTGCTGGTGGAACAAGGAAAACTGGTGATTGAGCTGGTCGGCGAAGAGCCGGACTAA
- a CDS encoding Mov34/MPN/PAD-1 family protein, producing the protein MHKFHCAELDFKICISQSIVDELFSHRQTHCFSKESGGMLFSNNLNDSEIEINKITTPGSTDLRKRNYFKLDEKKAKEDIISLFKQGFHYLGDWHTHNEGMASPSGTDIRSIQDLFIKSGHTRPFFLMLIIPNKENISHCYLSAADGKMLYKFTYQKPNK; encoded by the coding sequence ATGCATAAATTTCATTGTGCCGAATTAGATTTCAAAATATGCATCAGCCAAAGCATAGTAGATGAATTATTTTCTCATCGTCAAACCCACTGTTTTAGTAAAGAATCAGGAGGTATGCTATTTTCCAATAATCTCAATGATTCTGAGATTGAAATCAATAAAATAACTACACCAGGCTCTACTGACTTGAGGAAAAGAAATTATTTCAAGTTAGATGAGAAAAAAGCCAAAGAAGATATCATATCGTTATTCAAGCAGGGTTTCCACTACTTAGGTGATTGGCATACACATAACGAAGGAATGGCAAGCCCATCAGGAACAGATATCCGCAGTATCCAAGACTTATTTATCAAATCAGGTCATACAAGACCTTTTTTTCTCATGCTAATAATCCCAAACAAAGAAAATATTTCACACTGTTATTTATCAGCAGCAGATGGGAAGATGTTATATAAATTCACATATCAAAAACCAAACAAATAA
- a CDS encoding ThiF family adenylyltransferase: MPDCLNKKIDQLSTILAPYGARKLSTNELSKFNGKYVCAWELVTDLEFSNEPIVLQLRYKTLSQFDIPDVFISSPKIDVCQLPHLEKNGKLCVWPDIYIIDHNDMTYAVDLLNDAILMLRKGINGDLNEDFIDEFQNYWIYQCNKIDRLISQCDLTNKNTRLVFGYRTRKFGVIYSDTQKELINWLENQKILPLESDGSNSKDKRIRQQQLSKVVSIPLIFFNEAWYPSQYPKTARDFFELINQQQEDPESTIELILRSCANMFNVKPIILVSFPTPSGMNIIGIQIPKGVSDLATDRFDTRGISRGRFRNTALLDGYRNYIDGKILKNRIGQTKTENLIVDRSDDSWLTGREHNKTYKKISEHKVAIVGCGSVGSSVSRLLLQSGIRKMMLWDDDLMKSENSSRHLLGFDSVYKNKALALASRLREEFPNVYIEAFNEDWTEDSKYNKKIAEADIIVSCTAHWNTEQQLIKRQSEDILGAIVFAFVEAHAMAGHVIVNQVDSNAFNSWHITEGKNIGALKYPATYWKENTRKRIAACAGEFQPYGAIPLTNLHALTARTVIDLIMDRFSNKSFAYSYIGREAELLELGGNWNDKWIAQFGNPGKGDCIIPLIFENSNWEKSDA; this comes from the coding sequence ATGCCTGATTGTCTTAATAAAAAGATAGATCAGTTGAGCACTATCCTTGCACCTTATGGTGCAAGGAAGCTTTCTACGAATGAATTATCAAAATTCAACGGTAAATATGTTTGTGCTTGGGAATTAGTAACTGATTTAGAATTTAGTAATGAACCTATTGTATTGCAACTAAGATACAAAACTCTTAGTCAATTTGACATCCCAGATGTGTTTATTTCCTCACCAAAAATTGATGTTTGCCAACTCCCACACTTGGAAAAAAATGGCAAGTTATGTGTTTGGCCTGACATTTATATCATCGATCATAATGATATGACCTATGCAGTCGATTTACTAAACGATGCTATACTAATGCTAAGAAAAGGAATAAATGGTGATTTAAATGAGGATTTTATTGATGAGTTCCAGAACTATTGGATTTATCAATGTAATAAAATAGATCGACTTATAAGCCAGTGTGATCTAACAAATAAAAACACAAGGTTGGTTTTCGGTTATCGGACCCGGAAATTTGGAGTAATATATTCTGACACACAAAAAGAATTAATTAACTGGTTGGAAAACCAAAAAATATTGCCATTAGAATCGGATGGAAGTAATTCAAAAGATAAACGAATAAGGCAACAGCAACTCTCTAAAGTAGTTTCAATTCCATTGATATTCTTCAATGAAGCCTGGTATCCGAGTCAATATCCCAAAACTGCAAGGGATTTTTTTGAACTCATAAATCAGCAACAGGAAGATCCAGAAAGCACTATTGAATTGATCTTAAGATCTTGTGCTAATATGTTCAATGTCAAGCCCATAATTCTAGTTTCATTCCCAACGCCTTCTGGGATGAATATTATAGGAATACAGATTCCTAAGGGAGTTAGTGATCTTGCCACTGACCGCTTTGATACCAGAGGTATTAGTCGGGGTCGATTCAGAAATACAGCTTTATTAGATGGTTATAGAAATTACATTGATGGAAAGATTTTAAAAAATAGAATAGGCCAAACTAAAACAGAAAATCTTATAGTAGACCGTTCTGACGATTCTTGGTTAACGGGTCGTGAGCATAACAAAACTTACAAGAAAATCTCTGAACATAAAGTAGCTATCGTCGGATGTGGTTCAGTAGGATCTTCGGTATCAAGACTGTTACTTCAATCAGGCATTAGAAAAATGATGCTTTGGGATGATGATTTAATGAAGAGTGAAAACTCCTCTCGTCATCTATTAGGATTTGATTCTGTTTATAAAAATAAAGCATTAGCTCTTGCCTCAAGGCTACGGGAAGAGTTTCCAAATGTCTATATAGAAGCTTTTAATGAAGATTGGACAGAAGATTCCAAGTATAACAAAAAAATTGCAGAAGCCGATATTATAGTAAGCTGCACTGCACATTGGAATACTGAACAGCAGTTAATTAAAAGACAGTCGGAAGACATTCTCGGTGCTATTGTCTTTGCATTTGTTGAAGCTCATGCAATGGCGGGGCATGTAATAGTCAACCAAGTGGATTCTAATGCTTTTAATAGCTGGCATATTACAGAAGGCAAAAATATAGGTGCATTAAAATATCCTGCTACTTACTGGAAAGAAAATACTCGTAAAAGAATAGCAGCATGTGCCGGAGAGTTCCAACCATACGGAGCTATCCCTTTGACTAATTTACATGCTCTAACGGCAAGAACTGTAATAGATCTAATCATGGATCGTTTTTCAAATAAATCTTTTGCATATAGTTACATAGGAAGAGAAGCAGAGCTTTTAGAACTTGGTGGTAACTGGAATGATAAATGGATTGCACAATTCGGAAACCCAGGAAAGGGTGATTGTATTATACCTTTGATTTTTGAAAATTCTAATTGGGAAAAAAGTGATGCATAA